Proteins encoded in a region of the Pseudomonas syringae KCTC 12500 genome:
- a CDS encoding Pls/PosA family non-ribosomal peptide synthetase: MNNLNLSTLGQNEQSLDVIYGPIQPELLREEVLADLLEASARRNPQHVALIFGERQISYGELDQQADQVASALISAGLRPGDIVGLWLPRGIELLVMQAGIAKAGAAWLPLDQDTPVERLQICLDDASAVGLVSCDALMPVLADTGLKVWTAEHLLTPTDAALVRRSGVLPDHPAYVIYTSGSTGKPKGIVISQRSICHFLRSENAILGIRASDRVYQGFSVAFDMSFEEIWIAYLVGATLWIGPKETSGDPETLPRLLNEQRISVLHAVPTLLALFSEDVPGLRLINLGGEMCPESLVDRWATPNRQMFNTYGPTEATVSASLARLSRGRPVSIGTPLPNYGLLVIANDPAVGSTLAPSLLPRGEVGELCIIGPGLAEGYLGRPDLTQEKFLPNPWSTGYHDARLYRTGDLARIDDDGQVQCLGRADDQVKIRGFRVELGEIESLLAQQPGVGTVAVLLRNEAGVDQLIAYLVSDTSTPSAFTSQLRKTLQAQLPPYMVPGHFELLDSMPRLTSGKIDRKTLKARPLTVDAKAASAESDVAQTEGEIALFAALSTLFPGMPIRRDADFFTDLGGHSFFAARLASALRANPRFAQVTVRDIYQHRRIGAIAEVLDQAPQEMDAPVDWTPPSAWRRWRCGVAQALALPVMVSLRMTQWLAPFFTYHLLTGSPDDSVALATLASISVFLIATVLQFFIALAAKWLIVGRLKPGIYPLWGVTYFRWWAADRMVESAPTYLLSGSSLYPLWLRALGAKIGQDVIIGGATVRAHDLLEIGDGVSVGNGVSFESARVERGQLHLGRIALQDNACVGSYVIMEGNTAVGPWGHLEAQSAMADGREVPAGRIWQGSPARDVGAFDTLGQPARPVTSPARLRAEKLFFVFGVLLIATLFFIPVFPTFFLIDWFDTQNVLPWFEGSGPLGQLARYFLIAFPASALLIVATVLASAALRWLVFPRLKPGRYEVHSNTYCAKWLISQIQEASLNVLSGIYATVYSPFWYRLLGAKVGRDAEISSAQGVIPDMLTLGDETFIADAVMLGDERIDGGWMTMQPTVVSHRSFVGNGGYIADGTVLPENVLIGVHSCAPHNSKIVDGDTWLGSPPIHLPAREQVSGAPESLTFKPSRLRRLARGLVEGVRIVTPHAVVIAVGYTVMLDLMPLADNDRWGAVLAYLAVIGMAYSVGNFLLIVALKWLVMGRYRKRADLMWTPFVWLSEGITSLYEGMAAPNFMRYLRGTPWLPLAFNVLGCKIGRGVYMDTTDITEFDCVSIGADSELNAGACPQTHLFEDRVMKIDHVSIGERVYMGPRSAVLYSAVVGNDAHLGALTLVMKGEHIPAGSRWAGCPASPDRA; the protein is encoded by the coding sequence ATGAATAACCTGAACCTGTCGACGCTAGGCCAGAACGAACAATCGCTGGACGTGATTTACGGTCCTATTCAACCTGAGCTGCTACGTGAGGAAGTGCTGGCCGATCTGCTGGAAGCCAGTGCCCGGCGCAATCCGCAGCATGTGGCATTGATCTTCGGCGAGCGTCAGATCAGTTATGGCGAGCTGGACCAGCAGGCCGATCAGGTGGCTTCTGCGCTGATCAGCGCGGGTCTTCGTCCGGGGGATATCGTCGGTCTGTGGCTGCCACGCGGCATCGAGCTGTTGGTCATGCAGGCCGGTATTGCCAAGGCGGGCGCTGCCTGGCTGCCCTTGGATCAGGACACGCCGGTGGAGCGCCTGCAGATTTGCCTGGACGACGCCAGCGCAGTCGGGCTGGTTTCCTGTGATGCGTTGATGCCGGTGTTGGCCGATACCGGCTTGAAGGTGTGGACTGCCGAACACCTGCTGACGCCGACCGACGCAGCGTTGGTGCGCCGCAGTGGTGTGCTTCCCGACCATCCTGCCTATGTCATCTATACCTCCGGCTCTACGGGCAAGCCCAAGGGCATTGTGATTTCCCAGCGCAGCATCTGCCATTTTCTGCGCAGCGAGAACGCGATACTCGGCATTCGGGCAAGCGACCGGGTTTACCAGGGCTTTTCCGTGGCCTTCGACATGTCCTTCGAAGAAATCTGGATTGCCTATCTGGTGGGCGCGACGCTGTGGATAGGTCCGAAGGAAACCAGCGGTGACCCGGAAACCCTGCCGCGTTTGCTGAATGAGCAGCGCATCAGCGTTTTGCATGCGGTGCCCACTTTGCTGGCGCTGTTCAGCGAAGACGTTCCCGGCCTGCGCCTGATCAATCTGGGCGGCGAGATGTGCCCTGAATCGCTGGTCGATCGCTGGGCAACGCCGAACCGGCAGATGTTCAACACCTACGGCCCTACCGAAGCCACTGTATCGGCCAGCCTGGCGCGTCTGTCGCGTGGTCGCCCGGTGTCGATTGGCACACCGTTACCCAATTACGGGCTGTTGGTCATCGCCAACGACCCTGCGGTCGGGAGCACCCTGGCGCCCAGCCTGCTGCCGCGTGGCGAAGTCGGCGAGCTGTGCATCATCGGCCCCGGCCTGGCTGAGGGATATCTCGGTCGGCCGGACCTGACCCAGGAAAAATTCCTGCCGAACCCATGGTCCACCGGCTATCACGATGCGCGCTTGTATCGAACCGGCGATCTTGCCCGGATCGACGATGACGGGCAGGTGCAGTGCCTCGGGCGGGCCGACGATCAGGTAAAAATTCGGGGCTTTCGCGTCGAACTGGGCGAGATTGAATCGCTGTTGGCGCAACAGCCTGGCGTGGGCACCGTTGCCGTCCTGTTGCGCAACGAGGCGGGCGTTGATCAGCTGATTGCCTACCTGGTGAGCGACACCTCGACGCCTTCCGCATTCACGAGTCAGTTGCGCAAAACCCTGCAGGCGCAGTTGCCGCCGTACATGGTCCCGGGACACTTCGAACTGCTCGACAGCATGCCGCGCCTCACGTCCGGCAAAATCGATCGCAAAACGCTCAAGGCCCGGCCGTTGACGGTCGATGCCAAGGCCGCCAGCGCAGAGTCCGATGTGGCGCAAACCGAAGGTGAGATTGCACTGTTTGCCGCGCTGAGCACGCTGTTCCCCGGCATGCCGATCCGCCGCGATGCGGACTTTTTCACCGATCTGGGTGGGCATTCCTTCTTTGCTGCGCGTCTGGCCTCGGCACTGCGGGCCAATCCTCGTTTCGCTCAAGTCACGGTGCGCGACATTTACCAGCATCGGCGTATCGGTGCGATTGCCGAAGTGCTGGACCAGGCGCCACAAGAGATGGACGCGCCGGTGGACTGGACGCCTCCGTCAGCCTGGCGTCGCTGGCGCTGCGGCGTGGCCCAGGCGCTGGCATTGCCGGTCATGGTCAGCCTGCGCATGACCCAATGGCTCGCACCGTTCTTTACCTACCACTTGCTCACCGGCTCGCCTGACGACTCTGTCGCGTTGGCGACGCTGGCGTCGATCTCGGTGTTTCTGATTGCCACCGTTCTGCAGTTTTTCATCGCGCTGGCAGCCAAGTGGCTGATCGTCGGCCGCCTGAAGCCTGGGATCTATCCGCTGTGGGGCGTTACTTACTTTCGCTGGTGGGCCGCAGACCGCATGGTCGAGTCGGCGCCGACTTATCTGCTGAGCGGTTCTTCACTTTATCCTCTGTGGCTGCGCGCACTGGGCGCGAAAATCGGGCAGGACGTGATTATCGGCGGGGCTACAGTACGGGCTCACGACCTGCTGGAAATCGGCGACGGGGTCAGCGTCGGCAACGGTGTCAGCTTCGAAAGTGCGCGCGTTGAACGGGGCCAGTTGCATTTGGGGCGTATCGCCTTGCAGGACAATGCTTGTGTCGGCTCTTACGTGATCATGGAAGGCAATACGGCTGTAGGCCCGTGGGGACATCTGGAAGCCCAATCGGCCATGGCCGACGGTCGGGAAGTTCCCGCTGGGCGCATCTGGCAGGGCTCGCCAGCGCGTGATGTCGGCGCGTTCGATACGCTCGGTCAACCGGCGCGGCCTGTGACCAGCCCTGCGCGTTTGCGGGCAGAAAAACTGTTCTTCGTCTTCGGCGTACTGCTGATCGCGACGTTATTCTTTATCCCGGTCTTCCCGACCTTCTTCCTGATCGACTGGTTCGACACGCAGAACGTCTTGCCATGGTTCGAGGGCAGCGGACCACTGGGACAACTGGCGCGCTATTTCCTGATCGCCTTCCCGGCCAGTGCGTTGCTGATTGTCGCGACCGTCCTGGCGTCGGCGGCATTGCGCTGGCTCGTTTTCCCGCGCCTCAAACCGGGCCGTTATGAGGTACACAGCAATACCTACTGCGCCAAATGGCTGATCAGCCAGATTCAGGAAGCGAGCCTCAACGTGCTGTCCGGCATCTACGCCACGGTGTATTCGCCCTTCTGGTATCGGCTGTTGGGCGCGAAAGTAGGGCGCGACGCCGAGATCTCCAGTGCACAGGGCGTCATCCCGGACATGCTGACCCTGGGCGATGAAACCTTTATCGCCGATGCGGTGATGCTTGGTGATGAGCGCATCGACGGCGGCTGGATGACCATGCAACCCACTGTCGTGTCCCATCGCAGCTTTGTCGGCAACGGCGGATACATCGCTGATGGCACGGTGCTGCCGGAAAACGTCCTGATCGGCGTCCATTCCTGCGCACCGCACAACAGCAAAATAGTCGACGGCGACACCTGGCTGGGCTCCCCACCGATCCACCTGCCGGCCCGCGAGCAGGTCAGTGGCGCTCCTGAATCGCTGACGTTCAAGCCATCACGGCTGCGCCGCCTGGCCCGCGGCCTTGTCGAAGGCGTGCGCATTGTCACGCCGCACGCGGTGGTGATCGCCGTTGGCTACACGGTGATGCTTGACCTGATGCCACTCGCTGACAACGATCGCTGGGGCGCCGTGCTGGCCTACCTCGCCGTCATCGGCATGGCGTACAGCGTGGGTAACTTTCTGCTGATCGTTGCCTTGAAGTGGTTGGTCATGGGCCGCTATCGCAAACGCGCTGACCTGATGTGGACGCCCTTCGTATGGCTTTCAGAGGGCATCACCAGTCTGTATGAAGGCATGGCCGCGCCAAACTTCATGCGCTACCTGCGCGGCACACCGTGGTTGCCACTGGCGTTCAATGTGCTCGGCTGCAAGATTGGTCGCGGGGTTTACATGGACACGACCGACATCACCGAATTCGACTGCGTCAGTATCGGCGCAGACAGCGAATTGAACGCCGGCGCTTGCCCACAGACCCACCTGTTCGAAGACCGAGTCATGAAAATCGACCACGTCAGCATCGGCGAACGCGTGTACATGGGCCCGCGCAGCGCCGTGCTCTATAGCGCGGTCGTCGGCAACGATGCGCACCTTGGCGCACTGACCCTGGTCATGAAGGGCGAACACATCCCTGCCGGCAGCCGCTGGGCCGGTTGCCCCGCGTCACCTGACAGGGCATGA